One window from the genome of Marinobacter sp. LV10R510-11A encodes:
- the dbpA gene encoding ATP-dependent RNA helicase DbpA, with amino-acid sequence MPSFKDLDLSAAMQANLAQLGFSKPTDIQAQALPHCLAGRDVIALAQTGSGKTAAFGIGLIENLKPKLFAVQGLVMCPTRELADQVAKALREMARAQENVKILTLCGGVSIGPQIGSLAHGAHIVVGTPGRIADHLRKGTLDLKRLTTLVLDEADRMLDMGFQPAMEEILGYTPKQRQTLMFSATWPESIRKLSAGFQKEPVDVRAQAQSGNTDIQELFYEIPAQERTRAIVSLLSEHQPASCLVFCSMKQQCDELAFELGAQGFSALALHGDLEQRERDSVLVRFANQSCQILVATDVAARGLDIKALPLVINAEPARDPEVHTHRIGRTGRAGEAGLAVTLCSPAQGHKINRLESDRGRPVVWGDTEILLSIPAQPIVPAMKTLCIAAGRKEKLRPGDVLGALTGEAGLSGKSVGKIDLFDFQCFVAVEAGQAGRALKRLESGRIKGRNLRVRLV; translated from the coding sequence ATGCCTTCCTTTAAAGATCTTGACCTGTCTGCAGCCATGCAGGCCAATCTTGCCCAGTTGGGCTTTTCCAAGCCCACGGATATTCAGGCTCAGGCACTGCCTCACTGCCTAGCCGGGCGTGATGTGATCGCCTTGGCGCAGACTGGTAGCGGTAAAACGGCGGCTTTCGGCATAGGGCTGATCGAAAATCTCAAGCCAAAGCTGTTTGCAGTGCAGGGCCTGGTAATGTGCCCGACTCGCGAGCTGGCGGATCAGGTTGCCAAAGCACTGCGAGAAATGGCGCGGGCGCAGGAAAACGTAAAGATTCTCACGCTCTGTGGCGGCGTGTCTATCGGGCCACAGATTGGTTCCCTGGCCCATGGCGCCCATATTGTTGTGGGTACTCCGGGGCGGATTGCTGATCACCTGCGCAAAGGCACCCTGGATTTGAAACGCCTTACGACTCTGGTTCTGGATGAAGCAGACCGGATGCTCGATATGGGTTTTCAGCCCGCCATGGAAGAAATTCTGGGCTACACGCCGAAGCAGCGCCAAACATTGATGTTCTCCGCCACTTGGCCTGAGTCTATTCGTAAGCTCAGTGCAGGCTTTCAGAAAGAGCCGGTGGATGTGCGTGCACAGGCGCAAAGTGGAAATACTGATATCCAGGAGCTGTTCTACGAGATTCCGGCCCAGGAGCGTACTCGTGCCATTGTTAGCCTACTGTCTGAGCATCAACCAGCTTCCTGCCTGGTGTTCTGTTCTATGAAACAGCAGTGCGATGAGCTGGCCTTTGAGTTGGGCGCTCAAGGTTTCTCGGCTCTGGCTTTGCACGGTGATCTTGAACAGCGTGAGCGCGACAGTGTGCTGGTAAGGTTTGCAAACCAGAGTTGCCAGATTCTTGTAGCCACAGACGTTGCAGCCCGCGGGTTGGACATTAAGGCCTTGCCCCTTGTTATCAACGCCGAGCCAGCCCGGGACCCGGAAGTGCACACCCATAGGATAGGGCGCACCGGGCGTGCAGGTGAGGCGGGGCTGGCGGTTACTCTGTGTAGCCCGGCTCAGGGCCATAAGATTAACCGCCTTGAGAGTGACCGTGGCCGCCCGGTGGTGTGGGGCGATACTGAGATCTTGCTCTCGATTCCCGCGCAGCCGATCGTGCCAGCAATGAAAACCCTTTGCATTGCCGCTGGTCGTAAGGAAAAGCTTCGGCCGGGTGACGTGCTTGGTGCGCTTACTGGTGAGGCGGGGCTAAGCGGTAAATCTGTGGGCAAGATTGATCTGTTTGATTTTCAGTGCTTCGTTGCAGTAGAGGCCGGGCAGGCTGGGCGCGCGCTTAAACGTCTTGAAAGTGGGCGCATAAAGGGTCGCAACCTAAGAGTTCGCTTGGTCTGA
- a CDS encoding histidine kinase dimerization/phospho-acceptor domain-containing protein: protein MSLRRRLLWFLGLSFVLLWLSVGLLMYLHLNQQVSKTLDQRLSSSANMVAGLIARQPEMLVATNTHPLLLEPESEGVACQIRAANGEVLLQTSGVRGTSLSDSRPGFSSRRIGEEEWRLYTLNQEGVFITTADRMSERTMLENSIILVMVVPFTLALLGSLAVLWWGIRGGLRPLQRLHDELRQRDPFNLEPVRIGDAPSELAPVVETLNGLLARVARTVAREQRFASDAAHEFRTPLTGIKTHLQVARRVTGDKQQLALANAEKGVVRMQRVTEQLLMLARLEQGNPWQEEKGSSVNDVLENALADIPDRRRLRVENRIASESVRVPLTLAAVALRNLVDNALKYSANECIVMIDKESNATPENPAAACFLVRDSGGPDRSDARWPVSEGRASALASHGLGLTIVETITTQYGGTLVATYNDAGGMDWLLRLPLIFKP from the coding sequence ATGAGCCTGCGCCGCAGATTGCTCTGGTTTCTGGGGTTGTCTTTCGTGCTGCTCTGGTTGTCTGTGGGTTTGCTGATGTACCTGCATCTGAATCAGCAGGTCTCAAAAACTCTTGATCAGCGCCTCTCGTCTTCCGCCAATATGGTTGCTGGCCTGATTGCTCGCCAGCCAGAAATGCTGGTGGCTACCAACACACATCCTTTGCTTCTTGAACCGGAAAGCGAAGGTGTTGCCTGTCAGATCCGCGCTGCCAATGGGGAGGTGCTGTTACAGACCAGCGGTGTCCGTGGCACATCTCTGAGCGATTCCCGGCCGGGCTTTTCCAGTCGCCGTATTGGTGAGGAAGAGTGGCGCCTGTATACCCTGAATCAGGAGGGTGTTTTCATTACCACGGCGGATCGAATGTCTGAACGCACAATGCTGGAAAATAGTATTATCCTGGTTATGGTGGTTCCTTTTACATTGGCGCTTTTGGGCAGTCTTGCGGTGCTTTGGTGGGGCATTCGTGGCGGTCTCAGACCGCTTCAGCGACTGCACGACGAACTGCGCCAGCGTGATCCGTTCAATCTGGAGCCAGTGCGTATCGGCGATGCACCCTCCGAGCTGGCACCTGTGGTTGAAACTCTGAACGGGCTGCTTGCCCGGGTTGCGCGAACAGTCGCCCGGGAGCAGCGTTTTGCCAGCGACGCAGCCCATGAGTTCCGTACGCCTCTGACCGGCATTAAAACCCATTTGCAAGTAGCCCGGCGAGTGACTGGCGATAAACAACAGCTTGCGCTCGCCAACGCAGAAAAGGGCGTCGTCAGGATGCAGAGAGTTACAGAGCAGCTTTTGATGCTGGCTCGGCTCGAGCAGGGAAATCCATGGCAGGAAGAAAAAGGTAGCAGCGTAAACGATGTTCTTGAGAACGCTCTGGCGGATATTCCGGACCGCAGGCGTTTACGCGTTGAAAATCGTATTGCGAGTGAGAGTGTAAGAGTTCCTCTGACACTGGCAGCGGTTGCCTTGCGCAACCTGGTTGATAACGCCCTGAAGTATTCGGCGAACGAATGTATTGTGATGATTGATAAAGAGTCGAATGCGACCCCGGAAAACCCGGCTGCTGCGTGCTTTCTTGTACGGGATTCTGGTGGGCCTGACCGATCAGATGCCCGCTGGCCTGTAAGCGAAGGGCGCGCCAGTGCGCTCGCCAGCCATGGCCTGGGTTTGACCATTGTTGAAACCATAACCACGCAATATGGTGGCACACTGGTTGCCACTTATAACGATGCGGGCGGGATGGACTGGTTGCTACGGTTGCCTTTGATTTTCAAACCCTGA
- a CDS encoding sodium ion-translocating decarboxylase subunit beta, with protein sequence MDKIMTLWTGSGLFNLGPGQFFMICVGLLLLYLAIRKGFEPLLLVPIGFGGILANIPEAGLALSAAENAMHIANTDVLAALASVLDVGYQAGQVVTPEVTEAFKEAYKGADYATVQQAGVLAQTLGYTNGMLYNFYSVSIASGAAPLIIFMGVGAMTDFGPLLANPKTLLLGAAAQFGIFGTVIGAALLNWSGVMDFTILEAAAIGIIGGADGPTSIYVSSILAPHLLGAIAVAAYSYMALVPMIQPPIMKALTTKKERAIKMSQLRPVAKKEKIIFPIVVLIATALFLPDAAPLLGMFCFGNLMRECGVVERLSDTSQNALINIVTIFLGLSVGSKLGADKFLDFQTLGILLLGMAAFCVGTACGVLMAKLMNKLTKEPINPLIGSAGVSAVPMAARVSNKVGLEANPHNFLLMHAMGPNVAGVIGSAVAAGVMIKLLS encoded by the coding sequence ATGGATAAAATTATGACGTTGTGGACAGGCAGTGGCCTGTTCAATCTAGGGCCCGGCCAGTTCTTTATGATCTGTGTTGGTCTACTTCTGCTGTACCTTGCGATTCGTAAGGGCTTTGAGCCGTTGCTGCTGGTTCCGATCGGTTTTGGTGGCATTCTGGCGAACATTCCAGAGGCAGGGCTAGCCTTGTCTGCTGCTGAAAATGCTATGCATATTGCGAACACGGATGTGCTCGCAGCGCTTGCGAGTGTTCTCGATGTGGGTTATCAGGCAGGCCAAGTGGTTACTCCAGAGGTAACGGAAGCGTTCAAAGAGGCCTATAAGGGCGCAGATTATGCGACGGTTCAGCAGGCCGGTGTTCTTGCCCAGACCCTGGGTTACACCAATGGCATGCTTTACAACTTCTACTCGGTTTCTATCGCCAGTGGTGCGGCCCCGTTGATCATCTTCATGGGTGTGGGTGCCATGACGGACTTTGGTCCGTTGCTGGCTAATCCAAAAACACTGCTGCTTGGCGCAGCCGCTCAGTTCGGTATTTTCGGTACCGTTATTGGTGCGGCGCTGCTCAACTGGAGTGGTGTTATGGACTTCACCATTCTTGAGGCAGCTGCGATTGGCATCATCGGTGGTGCTGATGGCCCGACTTCTATCTATGTATCGAGCATTCTTGCGCCGCATCTGTTGGGTGCCATCGCAGTTGCTGCCTATTCCTATATGGCTCTGGTTCCGATGATCCAGCCGCCTATTATGAAGGCTTTGACGACCAAGAAAGAGCGCGCCATCAAGATGTCTCAGTTGCGCCCGGTAGCCAAGAAGGAAAAGATCATTTTCCCAATTGTGGTACTGATTGCGACTGCGTTGTTCTTGCCAGATGCAGCACCGCTGCTGGGTATGTTCTGCTTCGGTAACCTGATGCGTGAATGTGGCGTGGTCGAGCGTTTGAGCGACACCTCACAGAACGCGCTGATCAACATTGTGACCATTTTCTTGGGTCTCTCTGTTGGCTCCAAGTTGGGTGCTGACAAGTTCCTGGATTTCCAGACTCTGGGTATTCTGTTGCTGGGTATGGCGGCATTCTGTGTCGGTACCGCCTGTGGTGTTCTGATGGCGAAGCTGATGAACAAACTGACCAAGGAGCCAATCAACCCGTTGATCGGTTCTGCCGGTGTGTCTGCGGTGCCGATGGCAGCGCGGGTGTCCAACAAGGTTGGTCTTGAGGCGAATCCGCATAACTTCTTGCTGATGCACGCCATGGGGCCGAACGTTGCCGGTGTTATTGGTTCTGCTGTTGCTGCGGGTGTGATGATCAAGCTGCTTAGCTGA
- the oadA gene encoding sodium-extruding oxaloacetate decarboxylase subunit alpha produces MTDTKKPLGITDVILRDAHQSLLATRMRLDDMLPIAEKLDKVGFWSLESWGGATFDSCIRYLGEDPWERIRELKKVMPNTPQQMLLRGQNLLGYRHYADDVVERFVDRAAENGVDVFRIFDAMNDPRNLQTAIKAVRKTGKHAQGTISYTTSPVHTIEMWVELAKEVADMGADSIAIKDMAGILKPYVAFDLVTRLKKELDIPIHMQCHATTGMSTATALKAAEAGIDNVDTAISSMSMTYGHSPTEAIVAILEGTDRDTGLDLNLLEEIASYFREVRKKYAKFEGSLRGTDSRILIAQVPGGMLTNMEGQLKEQNAAHRFDEVLAEIPKVREDLGYIPLVTPTSQIVGTQAVLNILTGERYKSISKETAAILKGEYGSAPAPFNKELQDRVLDGGEAITCRPADKIEPEMNKLTDELKKLSEEKGIKLADNTVDDVLTYALFPQIGLKFLENRGNPDAFEPVPTAEDALPVKKANGPETYTVDVNGKKYVVAVSEGGEISQIQGEGGASAPAASSAPAPAVGEGEPVIAPLGGNIFKVLVSPGDAVEDGDVLIILEAMKMETEIRAPKAGTVGEVFIKVGDAVSVEDEMLTIA; encoded by the coding sequence ATGACAGATACAAAGAAACCGCTGGGGATTACGGACGTTATACTTCGCGACGCCCACCAGTCCCTGCTTGCCACCCGTATGCGGCTTGATGACATGCTGCCCATTGCCGAGAAGCTCGACAAAGTTGGTTTCTGGTCTCTGGAATCCTGGGGTGGCGCAACCTTCGACTCCTGTATTCGTTACCTGGGCGAAGATCCCTGGGAGCGCATCCGCGAACTCAAAAAGGTAATGCCGAACACGCCCCAACAGATGTTGCTGCGCGGCCAGAACCTTTTGGGCTATCGCCATTATGCGGATGACGTGGTCGAGCGGTTTGTAGATCGTGCCGCTGAGAACGGTGTGGATGTTTTCCGTATTTTCGACGCGATGAATGATCCGCGTAATCTGCAAACCGCTATCAAAGCGGTTCGCAAGACGGGCAAGCACGCACAGGGCACTATTTCTTATACCACCAGCCCGGTGCACACCATTGAAATGTGGGTTGAGCTGGCGAAGGAAGTCGCCGACATGGGCGCGGACTCCATTGCCATCAAAGACATGGCGGGCATTCTCAAGCCGTACGTGGCCTTTGATCTGGTTACCCGCCTGAAGAAAGAATTGGACATCCCGATTCACATGCAGTGCCACGCGACCACCGGCATGTCTACCGCTACAGCCCTCAAAGCAGCGGAAGCCGGTATCGATAACGTGGATACGGCCATCTCTTCGATGAGTATGACTTATGGCCACTCGCCCACCGAGGCGATTGTTGCGATTCTTGAAGGTACAGACCGTGACACCGGCCTTGACCTGAATCTGCTTGAAGAGATTGCTAGTTACTTCCGCGAAGTTCGTAAGAAGTACGCGAAGTTTGAAGGTAGCCTCCGTGGTACTGATTCCCGCATCCTGATTGCCCAGGTGCCTGGCGGCATGCTGACCAACATGGAAGGTCAGCTTAAAGAGCAGAACGCCGCTCATAGGTTCGACGAAGTACTGGCCGAAATTCCTAAGGTTCGTGAAGATCTCGGGTATATCCCGCTGGTTACGCCAACGTCGCAGATTGTCGGCACTCAGGCAGTGCTGAACATTCTTACCGGTGAGCGTTACAAGTCTATCTCCAAAGAAACCGCAGCCATCCTGAAGGGCGAGTACGGTTCCGCACCGGCGCCGTTCAACAAAGAATTGCAGGATCGGGTTTTGGACGGTGGCGAGGCGATTACGTGTCGCCCCGCCGACAAGATCGAGCCAGAAATGAACAAGCTGACCGACGAGCTGAAAAAACTGTCGGAAGAGAAAGGCATCAAGCTGGCGGATAACACCGTTGATGATGTTCTGACTTATGCTCTGTTCCCACAGATTGGTCTGAAATTTCTAGAGAATCGTGGAAACCCGGATGCCTTTGAGCCGGTTCCTACGGCTGAAGATGCGCTTCCAGTTAAGAAAGCCAATGGCCCCGAAACTTATACCGTTGATGTTAACGGTAAGAAGTATGTGGTTGCGGTTTCTGAAGGTGGCGAGATTTCACAGATTCAGGGTGAGGGCGGTGCCTCTGCACCAGCTGCGTCTTCAGCGCCTGCTCCAGCAGTTGGTGAAGGCGAGCCTGTTATTGCGCCTCTGGGCGGCAACATTTTCAAAGTGTTGGTTTCACCGGGTGATGCCGTGGAAGATGGCGATGTGCTGATCATTCTGGAAGCCATGAAAATGGAAACAGAGATTCGCGCACCAAAGGCCGGCACTGTCGGTGAAGTCTTCATCAAGGTCGGTGATGCCGTCTCTGTTGAAGACGAAATGCTGACAATCGCATAA
- a CDS encoding OadG family protein yields the protein MDELMSQAVDLMVAGMGFVFAFLIFLVFATLLMSKLLTRFAPPEPATPAKSPRAKSKAPVSVDPDTAEAIKKAIAQFRSRHKK from the coding sequence ATGGATGAGCTGATGTCACAAGCCGTCGATCTGATGGTTGCAGGTATGGGATTCGTGTTCGCGTTCCTGATTTTTCTAGTGTTCGCGACTCTGCTCATGTCCAAACTGCTTACCCGGTTTGCTCCGCCAGAGCCGGCAACCCCGGCCAAATCACCTCGTGCCAAGTCTAAGGCGCCGGTATCAGTTGACCCTGATACGGCAGAGGCGATCAAGAAGGCGATTGCTCAATTCCGGTCGCGCCACAAGAAGTGA
- a CDS encoding response regulator — MHILLVEDDDLVASGLEAGLELHHCVVDRVRTGREARAALEHFACDVVILDLGLPDGDGLDVLSHWRRQGIDIPVLILTARDAVQERVKGLEAGADDYVLKPFELDELAARLRALVRRAAGRSVSEICHGDVRMRPSTGEVFRAGQPVALSRRELALLEKLLNARGVVLSEDQLKDSLYGMDVDVESNALNVHIYHLRRKLGKGLILTERGLGYRLGEPLSAPGARE, encoded by the coding sequence GTGCACATATTACTGGTAGAAGATGATGACCTTGTTGCGTCCGGGCTGGAAGCCGGCCTGGAGTTGCACCACTGCGTGGTTGATCGCGTACGCACGGGGCGCGAGGCAAGGGCGGCGTTGGAGCACTTTGCCTGTGATGTGGTGATACTGGATCTCGGGCTTCCCGATGGCGACGGTCTGGACGTGTTATCCCACTGGCGACGGCAAGGCATAGATATTCCGGTTCTTATCCTGACGGCAAGAGATGCGGTGCAAGAGCGCGTTAAGGGCCTGGAAGCCGGTGCGGATGATTATGTGCTTAAACCCTTTGAACTGGATGAGCTGGCGGCCCGCCTGCGTGCGCTGGTGCGCCGGGCGGCCGGCCGTTCGGTGTCAGAAATATGCCACGGTGACGTTCGGATGCGACCCTCAACGGGCGAAGTATTCCGGGCCGGGCAGCCTGTCGCACTCTCACGGCGGGAGCTGGCATTGCTGGAAAAACTGCTCAATGCCCGAGGGGTGGTTTTGTCCGAAGATCAACTCAAGGACAGCCTCTATGGCATGGATGTGGATGTTGAGAGCAACGCGCTGAACGTGCACATCTACCATTTGCGTCGCAAACTGGGTAAAGGTCTGATTTTGACTGAGCGTGGCCTGGGGTATCGCCTGGGTGAACCATTAAGCGCGCCCGGAGCGAGAGAATGA
- a CDS encoding methyl-accepting chemotaxis protein: protein MKFATFFGDMSIRSKLAGGFALLLLLTILVGVVGNRALQTYSQQSDMVAMLGQVNTGLTEARIEEKNFLLTGETAKVSASQAHGDRVLEITRNIQPLMTAKADIDTLESIQMDIAIYQALMGDVEANIGQRSGALSQLETKARILGSSLNANSSLFFASAIFEDMRRSERTFLVERDSGSAKSYLEDAKRMQGPLKSSATSDEEKQQVFKALDAYVGEFQNVVSLTESGEQLSTEMVATANRVIESANSLREQQTSQMESDRTQAITLIFGATGIAVLLGIVMAYLITRSITAPINHAVAIASEVASGNLSVHIDNNRTDEIGRLMAALATMVSGLRELVRSIESGATNIAASAEELSTVTSQTSDGINRQKQETDQVAAAMNEMTATVADIARNAEQAFTIASDAANQATKGEHEVRETVSQVNNLSQEVNQSMQIIQGLQAETANIGTVLDVIKSVAEQTNLLALNAAIEAARAGEQGRGFAVVADEVRSLAQRTQSSAQEIEALVTTLQSSAKNSVSAMESSVSLASHTLERATATGASIERITHSVEEIKQYNNQIATASEQQTSVAEEISQNVTSIRDVTDQSAASSDQTARSSSELARLGSELQTLVSRFRL from the coding sequence ATGAAATTTGCAACCTTCTTCGGCGACATGTCCATCCGGAGCAAGCTGGCGGGGGGCTTTGCGCTGTTATTGCTGCTCACCATCTTAGTGGGGGTGGTGGGCAATCGCGCTCTACAAACATACAGTCAGCAATCAGATATGGTGGCAATGCTTGGACAGGTCAACACAGGCCTGACCGAAGCGCGGATAGAAGAAAAGAACTTTTTATTAACAGGTGAGACAGCAAAGGTCAGTGCGTCTCAGGCTCACGGCGACCGGGTTCTGGAAATTACACGAAATATCCAGCCGTTAATGACCGCAAAGGCAGATATCGACACCCTTGAAAGCATTCAGATGGATATTGCGATATACCAGGCACTGATGGGTGATGTCGAGGCAAACATTGGCCAGCGGAGTGGAGCGCTCAGCCAACTGGAAACCAAAGCTAGGATATTGGGATCATCACTCAACGCGAACAGCTCACTGTTTTTTGCATCGGCAATTTTTGAAGATATGCGCCGCTCTGAGCGAACGTTTTTGGTAGAGCGAGATTCTGGCAGTGCGAAGTCGTATCTGGAAGACGCAAAACGAATGCAAGGGCCGTTGAAATCCTCAGCAACCAGCGATGAGGAAAAACAGCAAGTGTTCAAAGCGCTAGACGCCTACGTTGGTGAATTCCAGAACGTGGTCAGTCTGACCGAATCCGGCGAGCAACTCTCAACTGAAATGGTCGCCACAGCCAACCGCGTTATCGAATCGGCAAACAGCCTACGAGAACAGCAGACAAGCCAGATGGAATCCGATCGCACGCAAGCTATCACGCTGATTTTTGGTGCAACGGGTATTGCGGTGTTGCTTGGCATTGTGATGGCTTACCTGATCACCAGATCTATCACCGCCCCCATCAACCACGCCGTTGCAATCGCTTCAGAGGTTGCTTCTGGCAATCTCTCCGTTCATATCGATAACAATCGGACGGACGAAATAGGTCGCCTGATGGCAGCTCTGGCAACCATGGTCAGCGGCTTGCGCGAACTTGTGAGAAGTATTGAATCTGGTGCGACCAACATCGCGGCGTCTGCCGAAGAGCTTTCAACTGTTACCAGCCAGACCAGCGATGGGATTAACCGCCAAAAGCAGGAAACCGATCAGGTTGCTGCCGCGATGAACGAAATGACGGCAACGGTTGCCGATATTGCCCGCAACGCGGAGCAGGCCTTTACGATTGCTTCCGATGCGGCCAATCAGGCGACGAAGGGCGAACACGAAGTTAGGGAAACGGTGAGCCAGGTGAACAACCTGTCTCAGGAAGTAAACCAGAGCATGCAAATTATTCAGGGCCTGCAAGCGGAAACCGCCAACATAGGGACGGTTCTGGATGTGATCAAATCTGTTGCTGAACAGACCAACCTGCTGGCACTGAACGCGGCAATTGAAGCTGCTCGGGCCGGCGAGCAAGGCCGTGGCTTCGCCGTCGTTGCTGATGAAGTGCGTTCCTTGGCTCAGCGCACACAGAGTTCTGCACAAGAAATTGAGGCACTGGTAACGACCCTGCAAAGCAGCGCAAAAAATTCCGTATCCGCAATGGAGTCCAGTGTGTCGCTGGCTTCTCATACCCTCGAGCGAGCCACGGCAACGGGCGCATCCATTGAGCGGATCACTCACTCAGTGGAAGAAATTAAACAATACAACAACCAGATTGCCACCGCCTCGGAACAACAAACATCTGTAGCGGAAGAGATCAGCCAGAATGTCACCAGCATTCGTGACGTCACCGATCAATCGGCAGCTTCCTCCGATCAGACAGCCCGTTCCAGCTCAGAGTTAGCCCGGCTTGGCAGCGAGTTGCAGACTCTGGTATCCCGGTTCAGGCTTTGA
- a CDS encoding DUF2058 domain-containing protein — protein MASLQDQLLKAGLADQKKAKAIRNEKHKQRKQQPKGTVQVNETENRARQAREEKAEHDRQLNLKRQQEAEKNAIRAQIRQLVDTNRLDRSRGETSYQFVHDKKIKKLYVDDIMADQLSRGRLAIVFVNDQYEILAEGVARKIIERDERAVVALHDRKEDDLGDDDPYAGYEIPDDLMW, from the coding sequence ATGGCGTCCCTGCAGGATCAGCTATTGAAAGCGGGCCTGGCCGACCAGAAAAAGGCCAAGGCAATTCGCAATGAAAAACATAAGCAGCGCAAACAACAGCCCAAAGGCACCGTGCAGGTCAATGAAACCGAAAACCGTGCTCGCCAAGCTCGTGAAGAAAAAGCTGAGCACGACCGCCAGCTGAACCTTAAGCGCCAGCAAGAAGCTGAGAAAAATGCCATCAGGGCCCAGATTCGCCAATTGGTAGACACCAACCGGCTGGATCGTAGCCGGGGTGAAACGTCCTATCAGTTCGTTCACGACAAAAAAATCAAGAAATTGTATGTGGACGACATCATGGCCGACCAGCTCTCCCGCGGCCGGCTCGCCATTGTGTTCGTCAATGACCAGTATGAGATACTCGCCGAGGGCGTGGCCCGTAAGATTATCGAGCGCGACGAACGGGCCGTGGTTGCCCTTCACGACCGCAAAGAAGACGACCTGGGTGATGATGATCCGTATGCGGGTTATGAAATCCCAGATGACCTGATGTGGTAG